The proteins below come from a single Mytilus edulis chromosome 5, xbMytEdul2.2, whole genome shotgun sequence genomic window:
- the LOC139524366 gene encoding protein CEPU-1-like: protein MTTTALIYLHLMPLMPVFSASLVNTFEMVPFSISCTSTGSRPVAAIWWIIGQTDVTNLALSKEKQGVDETFTVTSTLTYTVDRNFNLQSIKCIANNTIGGFLNQINLFVRFPPDVSVYNVTYEMTDPTRIINCTADGYPDTYTFYKWQHRSLYGHIIRELDGDTILTLPLVPTTLRYQDNGEYVCTVSNGIQGPDGVEKRQGAAKMTVYAQPVFTSDNDARNIQYGDIGTTVHIVVHVFSVPKFIYNAWFNKGKQIQTSTKFLFSESLTEVEDVVHGKTVKVDGYKSILTINDLTKEDFTNYTLILENGIGKSVEHTVVLELSTSTTKPATLSSGVIIGAVCGSLVALIVLMVLLVCLIIRIRKGHQRCEA, encoded by the exons ATGACAACTACTGCTTTAATATATCTTCATC TAATGCCTTTAATGCCAGTGTTCAGTGCATCGCTCGTAAATACATTTGAGATGGTTCCATTTTCTATATCTTGTACATCAACCGGGAGCCGTCCTGTTGCCGCCATTTGGTGGATAATAGGCCAAACTGATGTAACAAATTTAGCATTATCCAAAGAAAAACAAGGGGTCGATGAAACGTTCACGGTGACATCTACATTAACATATACGGTGGACAGAAATTTCAACTTACAGTCGATAAAATGTATAGCAAACAACACCATTGGTGGATTTTTAAACCAGATAAATTTATTCGTAAGAT TTCCGCCAGATGTTTCAGTTTATAATGTCACCTATGAAATGACTGATCCAACACGAATAATAAATTGTACAGCTGATGGTTATCCTGATACATACACCTTTTATAAGTGGCAGCATAGGTCTTTGTACGGACACATAATTCGAGAACTGGACGGGGACACTATCCTTACACTGCCTTTAGTTCCAACAACACTCAGATATCAAGACAACGGTGAATATGTGTGTACAGTTAGTAATGGTATTCAAGGACCGGATGGAGTAGAGAAGCGGCAAGGGGCGGCAAAAATGACTGTTTATG CACAACCAGTATTTACTTCAGACAACGATGCAAGAAATATACAGTATGGAGATATTGGTACAACTGTTCATATAGTTGTTCACGTGTTCAGTGTTCCTAAGTTCATTTACAATGCATGGTTCAATAAAGGAAAACAGATTCAAACATCAACCAAATTTCTTTTTTCGGAATCCCTTACCGAGGTGGAAGATGTTGTCCATGGAAAAACTGTCAAAGTAGATGGCTATAAATCAATTCTAacaattaatgatttaacaaaggAGGACTTCACTAATTATaccttaatattagaaaatgGTATTGGAAAATCTGTAGAACACACTGTGGTTTTGGAACTATCAA CTTCAACAACAAAACCAGCAACTTTGTCATCAGGTGTAATTATTGGTGCTGTGTGTGGGAGCCTGGTGGCTTTAATTGTTTTAATGGTGCTTTTGGTTTGTCTTATCATTAGGATACGAAAAG ggCATCAACGATGTGAAGCGTAA